The segment AGGGCAAGACGAGGCCAAGGGTGGCCTGGCTTCCGGCTTGGCCACCCGGTTTGCGGTCGTCCCGCGGTTCGAGAGAAAAGAGAGGAACGAAAGAGGGGGCACACCGGGGCCGCACAGGCCCCGCAAGACTTACTGGGCCTCGGGTTCGCTGACGAAGCCCACCTTGCTCAGGCCGGCCTTGGAGGCGTCGCCCAGGGTCTCGGCCACCAGGCGGTAGGGCACGTTCTGGTCGGCGCGCAGATGCACCTCGGGCTGGTTCGGCTTCTGACCCTCGGTCGCGAAGCGGGCCTGGGCCTCGGCGCGGCTGACGGCCTCGCCGTTCCAGAAGCGCTGGCCGGCGGCGTCGATGGCGAACTCCACCTTCTCGGGCTTGAGTTCGTTGGCGGCGGCGCTGACCTTGGGCAGGTCCAGCTTGACGGCGTGGGTCAGCAGCGGGGCGGTGACGATGAAGATCACCAGCAGCACCAGCATCACGTCGATGAGCGGGACCATATTGATCTCGGCCACCGGCGCATTGCTGCGCTTGCTGTCAAAGGAGGCGAAGGCCATGGCGTGCTTCTCCCTGCGCGGCTCAGGCGGTGGCGGGCTTGAGCGGACGCACATTGCCGCCCTGCTGGGCTGCGGCGCCGGGGGCCTCGCCCAGGGTCAGGAAGCTGTGCAGCTCGTAGGCGAAGGCGTCCAGACGGGCGCTGAACACGCGGTTGCCGCGGTTGAAGGCGTTGTAGGCGATCACGGCGGGGATGGCCACGGCCAGGCCGATGCCGGTCATGATCAGGGCCTCGCCCACCGGGCCGGCCACCTTGTCCAGGGTGCCGGCGCCGCTCATGCCGATGGCCAGCAGGGCGTGGTACACGCCCCAGACCGTGCCGAACAGGCCCACGAAGGGCGCGGTGGCGCCGATGGTGGCCAGGGTGGTCAGGCCCGACTCCAGGCGGGTGGTTTCCTCGTCCAGCACCTTCTTGATGGTGCGGGTGATGAAGTCATTGGCGGTGCCGGCCTCGGCCAGGCGGGCCGCGCCGTGGCGGGCATGGTGGGCCTGGGCATGAAGGGCGTGGGCGCTCAGGTGCGAGAAGGGATCGCGCGCGCCATGGGTGCTGATCTCGGCCTGCACCGCGTCCAGCGAGCGGGCGTTCCAGAAGAAGTCCAGGAAGGTGGCGCTGCGCTTGTTGCGCAAGAACTGGGTCAGGCCCTTGGCCACGATCAGGGCCCAGGAGGCCACGGACATGACAACGAGCACACCCAGCAGGAACTTGCCGACGGCGTCGGACTGGGCGATGAAGTGACCGAAGCCGGGGTTGACCGGAACGGTGGCGAG is part of the Shinella sp. XGS7 genome and harbors:
- a CDS encoding biopolymer transporter ExbD, translating into MAFASFDSKRSNAPVAEINMVPLIDVMLVLLVIFIVTAPLLTHAVKLDLPKVSAAANELKPEKVEFAIDAAGQRFWNGEAVSRAEAQARFATEGQKPNQPEVHLRADQNVPYRLVAETLGDASKAGLSKVGFVSEPEAQ
- a CDS encoding MotA/TolQ/ExbB proton channel family protein, which produces MDATTAALATVPVNPGFGHFIAQSDAVGKFLLGVLVVMSVASWALIVAKGLTQFLRNKRSATFLDFFWNARSLDAVQAEISTHGARDPFSHLSAHALHAQAHHARHGAARLAEAGTANDFITRTIKKVLDEETTRLESGLTTLATIGATAPFVGLFGTVWGVYHALLAIGMSGAGTLDKVAGPVGEALIMTGIGLAVAIPAVIAYNAFNRGNRVFSARLDAFAYELHSFLTLGEAPGAAAQQGGNVRPLKPATA